From the genome of Winogradskyella forsetii, one region includes:
- a CDS encoding MBL fold metallo-hydrolase: MQLYPIQSGNFKLDGGAMFGVVPKSLWQRTNPADNNNMIDIAARCLLIEDGDRLILIDTGMGNKQSDKFYGYYFLYGDDSIDKSLASHGFHRDDITDVFMTHLHFDHCGGSIQWNKDRTGYEPAFKNAHFWSNNDHWKWATEPNRREAASFLKENILPMEESGQLKFTKVPEQHILKNSALGFDIFFANGHTDKQMVPMIQYKGKTICFMADLLPTVGHLPLPFVMGYDTRPLLTLDEKELFLNMAADQNFYLFLEHDAHNEIITVKHTDKGVRLNETYTTKTLFN, encoded by the coding sequence ATGCAGTTATATCCTATTCAATCTGGAAACTTTAAACTCGATGGAGGCGCCATGTTTGGTGTGGTACCAAAATCGTTGTGGCAACGCACCAATCCTGCGGATAATAACAATATGATTGATATTGCGGCACGTTGTTTGTTAATTGAAGATGGCGATCGTCTCATTTTGATCGATACTGGAATGGGCAATAAACAAAGCGATAAATTTTATGGCTATTATTTTCTTTACGGCGATGATAGTATTGATAAATCTTTAGCGTCGCACGGATTTCATCGGGATGATATTACAGATGTTTTTATGACGCATCTTCATTTTGATCATTGTGGAGGCAGTATTCAATGGAACAAAGACCGAACAGGATACGAACCTGCCTTTAAAAACGCACACTTTTGGAGCAATAATGACCATTGGAAATGGGCGACGGAACCCAACCGAAGAGAAGCTGCGTCGTTCTTAAAGGAAAATATTTTACCGATGGAAGAAAGTGGTCAGTTGAAATTTACCAAAGTTCCTGAGCAACATATTTTAAAAAATTCAGCCTTAGGATTCGATATTTTCTTTGCCAATGGCCACACCGACAAACAGATGGTGCCCATGATTCAATACAAAGGAAAAACCATTTGTTTTATGGCCGATTTGCTACCAACCGTGGGCCATTTACCATTACCATTTGTAATGGGTTATGACACTAGACCATTATTAACACTCGATGAAAAAGAGTTGTTTCTGAATATGGCAGCTGATCAAAATTTTTATCTCTTTTTAGAGCATGATGCACACAACGAAATTATAACCGTTAAGCATACTGATAAAGGTGTCAGGCTGAATGAAACCTATACAACGAAAACCTTATTTAACTAA
- a CDS encoding S8 family peptidase, whose amino-acid sequence MKLNQRLIAYLVFAGTLFLGCGSTGEILSTPIENIDTSPLKVTDLTDAEAKNWGHLDLVKDTIPGMSVDKAYAEIIKNKKGEKVIVAVIDSGIDIDHEDLDGVIWTNKDEKPNNGIDDDKNGYVDDIHGWNFLGDGYNEQLEYVRILASGDKTNPSYDAAKAKYEEEYQLWTSRKTQYDQIAQVIKNADETLSQHLGKKDYTIKEVNAIKTEDQNLAQAVQIAQNVNANGSSLSEATEEINDILVQINERLNYNLNKDFTGRKTGDDINDLSDKGYGNGNVKPVKKSESHGTHVAGIIAAERNNGKGANGVANNVEIMSIRTVPNGDEYDKDIALAIRYAVDNGAKVINGSFGKSFSPHADWVRDAIKYASDNDVVFVHAAGNDAKNIDSEPSFPDDNVNFAEISNTYITVGSLTSKYGSKIVSDFSNFGKNNVDVFAPGSDIYSTVPENEYESNSGTSMASPAVAGVAALVRSYYPKLTAAQVKQVIIESGLPITTKVVVGGDASNVKAFSDLSKTGRIVNAYNALIVASKL is encoded by the coding sequence ATGAAATTAAATCAAAGATTAATAGCCTATCTCGTATTTGCAGGTACATTATTTTTGGGTTGTGGAAGTACAGGAGAAATTCTTTCTACACCAATTGAAAATATAGATACATCGCCTCTAAAAGTTACGGACTTAACAGATGCGGAAGCCAAAAATTGGGGACATCTAGACCTTGTCAAAGACACTATTCCAGGTATGAGTGTGGATAAAGCCTATGCCGAAATTATAAAAAATAAAAAAGGAGAAAAAGTAATCGTTGCCGTGATCGATTCTGGTATTGACATTGACCACGAAGATCTAGACGGCGTGATTTGGACCAATAAAGACGAAAAACCAAACAACGGCATAGATGATGATAAAAATGGATATGTAGATGATATCCATGGTTGGAATTTCTTAGGAGATGGCTATAACGAGCAGTTGGAATATGTCCGCATTTTAGCTTCAGGAGACAAAACCAATCCAAGTTATGACGCTGCCAAAGCTAAGTATGAAGAAGAGTACCAATTGTGGACAAGTCGCAAAACGCAGTACGATCAAATTGCCCAAGTCATTAAAAACGCAGATGAAACCTTAAGTCAACATCTTGGAAAAAAAGACTATACCATTAAAGAGGTAAATGCAATAAAAACGGAAGATCAAAATTTGGCGCAAGCAGTTCAGATTGCACAAAATGTAAATGCCAACGGTTCAAGTTTATCAGAAGCTACTGAAGAAATCAATGATATATTGGTACAAATCAATGAGCGGTTAAACTACAACTTAAACAAAGACTTTACTGGACGTAAAACTGGAGATGACATCAACGATTTATCTGATAAGGGCTATGGAAACGGTAACGTAAAACCCGTAAAAAAATCGGAATCCCACGGCACACACGTTGCTGGTATCATTGCTGCAGAACGTAATAATGGAAAAGGCGCTAATGGTGTCGCCAATAATGTCGAAATTATGTCTATCCGAACCGTGCCTAATGGTGATGAATACGATAAGGATATAGCATTAGCCATTCGTTATGCAGTAGATAATGGCGCAAAAGTCATTAACGGAAGTTTCGGAAAATCATTTTCACCACACGCAGATTGGGTAAGGGATGCTATAAAATACGCTTCTGATAATGACGTTGTCTTTGTGCATGCTGCAGGTAATGACGCTAAAAACATAGATTCAGAACCTAGTTTCCCAGATGATAATGTAAATTTTGCTGAAATTTCAAATACCTACATTACAGTAGGTTCTTTAACGTCGAAATACGGATCTAAGATTGTTTCTGACTTTTCTAACTTCGGAAAAAATAATGTGGATGTTTTTGCACCAGGTTCCGATATCTATTCTACTGTGCCAGAAAATGAATATGAATCGAATAGTGGAACATCAATGGCCTCTCCAGCGGTTGCTGGTGTTGCTGCTTTAGTACGCTCTTATTATCCTAAATTAACAGCGGCTCAAGTTAAACAAGTGATCATAGAATCTGGATTACCAATTACAACCAAAGTCGTTGTTGGTGGAGATGCTTCTAATGTAAAGGCATTTTCAGATTTATCTAAGACCGGAAGAATAGTTAATGCTTATAATGCCTTAATTGTAGCATCAAAACTATAA
- a CDS encoding M1 family metallopeptidase: MKHFTISLLSLLIITSCGPGKQLSNTSKASNVSASVYWQQHVDYAIEIDMDVNSYRYKGKQKLVYTNNSPDVLNRVYYHLYFNAFQPGSEMDVRSLNIKDPSPKISDRISKLQPNEIGYIKVNSLKQNGTTISHHTVGTVLEVQLDKPIGPGEKVTFDMDFDAQVPIQIRRSGRNNKEGVALSMSQWYPKLAEYDDEGWHADPYIGREFHGVWGDFDVKLTIDEDYVVGGTGYLQGEPTVESGKKTLHFKAPRVHDFTWAADPDFIHDTFQIQNGPLLHFYYKKDLEQQYLDNWKKLPSETAMLMDFFSENIGKYPYDQYSVIQGGDGGMEYAMCTLITGKRSYGSLLGVTAHELAHTWFQFLLASNETKHEWMDEGFTSYISALAMNALRDDKKPNPLEGSYRGYLALANSGYEQPLTTHSDRYEFNQVYSNAAYSKGAVFLAQLGYVIGEDNLKKTIKKYFDDFSFKHPKPFDIIRTAERITDFELDWYFIDFAQTTNTIDYGVKSIDGKSVTLERKGLMPMPIDLSVTYIDGTTEDFYIPLQMMRGEKPTSATIISDWAWAMPTYSFKTKKEIESVEIDASQMMADVDRGNNVLTD; the protein is encoded by the coding sequence ATGAAACATTTCACAATAAGCCTTTTATCACTTTTAATTATAACCTCTTGCGGTCCCGGAAAACAATTAAGTAATACAAGCAAAGCTTCTAATGTCTCTGCAAGTGTTTACTGGCAACAGCACGTTGATTACGCCATAGAAATTGATATGGATGTCAATAGCTATCGATATAAGGGTAAGCAAAAGTTGGTTTATACCAATAATTCTCCAGACGTACTAAACCGTGTGTATTATCATTTGTATTTCAATGCCTTTCAACCTGGAAGCGAAATGGATGTGCGTTCACTTAACATTAAAGATCCCAGCCCAAAAATTAGTGACCGGATTAGTAAATTACAACCAAATGAGATTGGTTATATCAAAGTGAATTCACTAAAACAAAACGGAACAACTATTTCACATCACACTGTCGGAACGGTTTTAGAAGTACAATTGGATAAGCCCATTGGGCCAGGAGAAAAGGTCACATTCGATATGGATTTTGATGCGCAAGTGCCTATTCAAATTCGTCGTTCGGGTAGAAATAATAAAGAAGGTGTGGCCTTATCCATGTCACAATGGTACCCAAAATTAGCGGAATATGATGATGAAGGCTGGCATGCAGATCCTTATATTGGAAGGGAATTTCATGGGGTTTGGGGCGATTTTGATGTCAAACTTACTATTGATGAAGACTATGTTGTTGGTGGCACAGGCTATCTTCAAGGTGAACCTACTGTAGAATCTGGAAAGAAAACCCTTCATTTTAAAGCACCAAGAGTGCATGATTTTACTTGGGCTGCAGATCCTGATTTTATTCACGATACCTTTCAAATCCAAAATGGCCCACTACTCCACTTCTACTATAAAAAAGATTTAGAACAGCAATATTTGGACAATTGGAAAAAGTTACCTTCAGAAACCGCCATGTTAATGGATTTCTTTAGTGAAAACATTGGTAAATATCCTTATGATCAGTATTCTGTAATTCAAGGTGGCGATGGTGGCATGGAATACGCCATGTGTACACTTATTACCGGAAAGCGCAGCTATGGAAGTTTATTGGGTGTTACAGCACATGAGTTGGCGCATACATGGTTTCAGTTTTTGTTAGCTTCTAATGAGACAAAACATGAATGGATGGATGAAGGCTTTACAAGCTATATTTCAGCTTTAGCTATGAACGCGCTTCGCGATGACAAAAAACCTAATCCGCTTGAAGGGTCTTATAGAGGGTATTTAGCTCTGGCAAATTCAGGCTATGAACAACCTTTAACCACGCACTCGGATCGCTATGAATTCAACCAAGTTTATAGTAATGCAGCTTATAGTAAAGGTGCTGTGTTTTTAGCACAATTGGGTTATGTAATCGGTGAAGACAACTTAAAGAAAACCATTAAAAAATACTTTGATGATTTTTCTTTTAAACACCCTAAACCGTTCGATATAATTAGAACCGCCGAACGCATTACCGATTTTGAGCTCGATTGGTATTTCATAGATTTTGCGCAAACCACAAATACTATTGACTATGGTGTAAAATCAATCGATGGAAAATCCGTTACTTTAGAGCGTAAAGGTTTAATGCCAATGCCTATTGACCTTTCCGTAACCTACATAGATGGTACAACAGAAGATTTTTATATACCGTTACAGATGATGCGTGGCGAAAAGCCTACTTCTGCAACGATCATTAGTGATTGGGCTTGGGCAATGCCAACGTATTCTTTTAAAACCAAAAAGGAGATTGAATCGGTTGAGATTGATGCTTCCCAAATGATGGCAGATGTTGACCGTGGGAACAATGTACTAACAGATTAA